The following coding sequences are from one Salvia hispanica cultivar TCC Black 2014 chromosome 3, UniMelb_Shisp_WGS_1.0, whole genome shotgun sequence window:
- the LOC125211232 gene encoding probable inactive receptor kinase At1g48480, producing MSHHHHHHHHLFLFLHLLVSLIPVFSDLAADRSALLRLQEAVGGQTLRWNTTAGSSPCNSWRGVVCNATTNRVVELRLPGSGLRGTLPPNSVGNLTELRVLSLRNNALSGQLPSDLASCTYLEDIHLSGNSFSGEIPDTFFTLTNLLRVNFAGNRFSGNLSTNFNNLINLRTLYLESNQLTGPIPDWNNLTNLRNFNVSFNIDVTGSIPSTLANFSDQSFLGTSLCGRPLPSCSSNGGNNLSDGAIAGIAIGSFAALLIILCVAFVLWKTYRSRKVLPHRSPAPRSPAGDIRTPDTEQYNWRNNEYLETKKESDGLVFLGKEDAVFSLQELLSASAEVMGKGTIGSTYKAYFESGIQVVVKRLKNVSVPEAEFRVKIEEVGSLLHRNLEPLRGYFYGTEEKLLVYRPMPKGSLAAALHSYGMSNQSLSLETRCRIAVGVASGIEYLHSVGSGTVHGNIRSSNVFITEDYEARVSEYGLARLVASSSSLNGYRAPEVLDTRVGSQKADVYGLGVLLLELLTGREPDGILTEEGVALPDWVQTVVEDKGTAAVIDPSLIGREESEDQVVELLLVALSCTSRQPSGRPSAADVVRRLRKICD from the exons ATGtcacaccaccaccaccaccaccaccacctcttcctcttcctccacCTCCTCGTCTCCCTCATCCCCGTATTCTCCGATCTCGCCGCAGACCGCTCCGCCCTCCTCCGCCTACAAGAGGCCGTCGGCGGCCAAACCCTCCGCTGGAACACCACCGCCGGCTCCTCCCCTTGCAATTCGTGGCGGGGCGTCGTATGCAACGCCACAACCAACCGCGTCGTCGAGCTCCGCCTCCCAGGCAGCGGCCTCAGAGGCACCCTCCCGCCGAATTCCGTCGGAAACCTCACCGAACTCCGGGTGCTCAGCCTCCGCAACAACGCCCTCTCCGGCCAACTCCCTTCCGATTTAGCGTCGTGCACTTACCTCGAGGATATCCACCTGTCAGGGAACAGCTTCTCCGGCGAGATCCCGGATACCTTTTTCACGTTAACGAATCTCCTGCGTGTGAATTTCGCCGGAAACAGATTCTCCGGAAATCTATCCACCAATTTCAACAACCTCATTAATTTGAGGACTTTGTATCTGGAAAGCAACCAGTTGACCGGACCAATTCCTGATTGGAATAACCTAACCAACCTCAGAAATTTCAACGTTTCCTTCAACATCGATGTAACCGGATCAATTCCGTCCACATTAGCCAATTTTTCCGATCAATCCTTTTTAGGAACCTCTCTGTGTGGCAGACCTCTTCCTTCTTGCTCAAGTAATGGTGGAAACAACCTTTCCGACGGCGCAATAGCCGGAATCGCAATAGGATCATTCGCTGCATTGCTTATAATTCTCTGTGTTGCCTTCGTTTTGTGGAAAACATACAGAAGCAGAAAAGTGTTACCGCACAGATCTCCGGCCCCGCGTTCCCCCGCCGGCGACATTAGGACTCCAGATACAGAGCAATACAACTGGCGCAACAATGAATATTTGGAGACGAAGAAGGAGAGCGATGGATTGGTGTTTTTGGGGAAAGAGGATGCGGTTTTCAGTTTGCAGGAGCTGCTGAGCGCCTCCGCGGAGGTGATGGGGAAAGGGACGATCGGATCAACGTATAAGGCGTATTTTGAGAGCGGAATTCAAGTGGTTGTAAAGAGGTTGAAGAATGTCTCTGTTCCCGAGGCCGAGTTCAGAGTCAAAATCGAGGAAGTCGGATCGCTTCTTCACCGGAATCTCGAGCCTCTCCGTGGCTACTTCTACGGTACGGAGGAGAAGCTCCTTGTCTACCGCCCCATGCCCAAAGGCAGCCTCGCCGCCGCTCTCCACTCTTATG GAATGAGTAACCAGTCACTATCGCTGGAAACGAGGTGCAGGATCGCGGTGGGGGTGGCATCAGGGATCGAGTATCTCCACTCGGTGGGGTCCGGGACCGTGCACGGCAACATCAGGTCGTCGAACGTGTTCATCACGGAGGACTACGAGGCGCGCGTGTCGGAGTACGGGCTGGCGCGGCTGGTTGCGTCGAGCTCGAGCCTGAACGGGTACAGGGCGCCGGAGGTGCTGGACACGCGCGTGGGTTCGCAGAAGGCGGACGTGTACGGGCTGGGGGTGCTGCTGCTGGAGCTGCTGACGGGGAGGGAGCCCGACGGGATTCTGACGGAGGAAGGCGTGGCGCTGCCTGATTGGGTGCAGACGGTGGTGGAGGACAAGGGGACGGCTGCGGTGATCGATCCGAGTCTGATTGGGCGCGAGGAGTCGGAGGATCAGGTGGTTGAGCTATTGCTCGTGGCGCTTTCGTGCACGTCGCGGCAGCCTAGTGGTAGGCCATCGGCGGCGGATGTTGTGCGGCGGCTGCGGAAAATTTGTGATTGA
- the LOC125211237 gene encoding plasmodesmata-located protein 6-like: MNMQSPSPPLFILVTIILTQLSKTCYSASLDSFIYVGCSQLKYTPGSPYQSNLNAILTSIVSAAASANYNNFKIALPGSAQGDVAYGLYQCRGDLASGDCRQCVSGAVARLGATCAGATGGALQLEGCFVRFDNDSFVGAEDKTVAADRCGPLDSGELARRDSVLSYLGAGGQFFRVSEAGRVQGVAQCVQDLSVGECQDCLSDAVERLRTQCGSAAWGDMFFAKCYARYSERGYTSKPENDDDDDDELNKTLAIFIGLVAGVAILVVFLSFLSKALDHKGGGK, translated from the exons ATGAACATGCAGTCTCCCTCTCCCCCTCTCTTCATATTGGTTACCATAATCCTCACCCAATTATCAAAAACCTGTTATAGCGCATCACTGGATTCATTCATATACGTAGGCTGCTCCCAGCTCAAATACACCCCGGGCAGCCCCTACCAGTCCAACCTCAACGCAATCCTGACCTCCATCGTCAGCGCCGCCGCCTCTGCTAATTACAACAACTTCAAAATCGCCCTCCCGGGCTCGGCCCAGGGCGACGTCGCCTACGGCCTCTACCAGTGCCGCGGCGACCTCGCCTCGGGCGACTGCCGCCAGTGCGTCTCGGGGGCGGTGGCCCGCCTGGGGGCCACGTGCGCGGGCGCCACGGGAGGGGCGCTGCAGCTCGAGGGCTGCTTCGTCCGCTTCGACAACGACTCGTTCGTCGGGGCGGAGGACAAGACGGTGGCGGCGGACAGGTGCGGCCCGCTCGACTCGGGCGAGCTGGCGCGGCGCGACTCGGTTTTGTCGTATCTGGGCGCCGGGGGGCAGTTTTTTAGGGTGAGTGAGGCCGGGAGGGTGCAGGGCGTGGCGCAGTGCGTGCAGGATCTGAGCGTGGGGGAGTGCCAGGATTGCTTGTCGGATGCGGTCGAGCGACTCAGGACGCAGTGCGGCTCGGCTGCGTGGGGAGATATGTTCTTCGCCAAGTGCTACGCGCGCTACTCGGAGCGTGGTTACACCTCCAAACCCG aaaatgatgatgatgatgatgatgagctGAATAAAACACTAGCCATTTTCATTGGACTTGTAGCTGGTGTAGCAATACTCGTggtctttctctctttcttgaGTAAAGCTTTGGATCACAAAG GTGGCGGTAAATAA
- the LOC125211240 gene encoding probable peroxygenase 4 isoform X1 translates to MEDHNQISALQKHVMFFDRNNDGVIYPSETFEGFRAIGAGIALSSVAAFFINVGLSRKTRPGQPFSFHFPIEVKNIKLAKHTSDSGVYDKEGRFVSEKFEEIFAKHALTQQQALTADELQKFMKSNREPKDYGGWLAGYTEWKILHYLCKDEHGMLHKDTIRAAYDGSLFQKMADEKASKKKNSTIHV, encoded by the exons ATGGAAGATCACAATCAGATTAGCGCTCTACAGAAACATGTAATGTTCTTCGATCGAAATAACGACGGCGTTATTTACCCCTCCGAAACTTTTGAag GATTTCGAGCAATTGGAGCGGGGATAGCGTTGTCCTCCGTCGCCGCCTTCTTCATAAACGTCGGCCTCAGCCGGAAAACGAGACCG GGGCAACccttctcttttcattttccaattgAGGTGAAAAACATCAAACTGGCAAAGCATACTAGTGATTCTGGTGTCTATGACAAAGAAGGAAG GTTTGTTTCTGAAAAGTTTGAGGAGATATTTGCAAAGCATGCCCTTACACAACAACAAGCCTTGACTGCAGACGAGTTGCAAAAGTTCATGAAATCCAATAGGGAGCCAAAGGACTATGGTGGATG GTTGGCTGGTTACACAGAGTGGAAGATACTGCATTACCTTTGCAAGGACGAACACGGGATGCTGCACAAAGACACAATAAGAGCTGCTTATGATGGATCCCTCTTCCAGAAAATGGCTGATGAGAAAGCAtctaagaagaaaaa cagCACAATCCATGTTTGA
- the LOC125211240 gene encoding probable peroxygenase 4 isoform X2 — MEDHNQISALQKHVMFFDRNNDGVIYPSETFEGFRAIGAGIALSSVAAFFINVGLSRKTRPGQPFSFHFPIEVKNIKLAKHTSDSGVYDKEGRFVSEKFEEIFAKHALTQQQALTADELQKFMKSNREPKDYGGWLAGYTEWKILHYLCKDEHGMLHKDTIRAAYDGSLFQKMADEKASKKKNTIHV; from the exons ATGGAAGATCACAATCAGATTAGCGCTCTACAGAAACATGTAATGTTCTTCGATCGAAATAACGACGGCGTTATTTACCCCTCCGAAACTTTTGAag GATTTCGAGCAATTGGAGCGGGGATAGCGTTGTCCTCCGTCGCCGCCTTCTTCATAAACGTCGGCCTCAGCCGGAAAACGAGACCG GGGCAACccttctcttttcattttccaattgAGGTGAAAAACATCAAACTGGCAAAGCATACTAGTGATTCTGGTGTCTATGACAAAGAAGGAAG GTTTGTTTCTGAAAAGTTTGAGGAGATATTTGCAAAGCATGCCCTTACACAACAACAAGCCTTGACTGCAGACGAGTTGCAAAAGTTCATGAAATCCAATAGGGAGCCAAAGGACTATGGTGGATG GTTGGCTGGTTACACAGAGTGGAAGATACTGCATTACCTTTGCAAGGACGAACACGGGATGCTGCACAAAGACACAATAAGAGCTGCTTATGATGGATCCCTCTTCCAGAAAATGGCTGATGAGAAAGCAtctaagaagaaaaa CACAATCCATGTTTGA
- the LOC125211240 gene encoding probable peroxygenase 4 isoform X3, whose amino-acid sequence MEDHNQISALQKHVMFFDRNNDGVIYPSETFEGFRAIGAGIALSSVAAFFINVGLSRKTRPGQPFSFHFPIEVKNIKLAKHTSDSGVYDKEGRFVSEKFEEIFAKHALTQQQALTADELQKFMKSNREPKDYGGWLAGYTEWKILHYLCKDEHGMLHKDTIRAAYDGSLFQKMADEKASKKKK is encoded by the exons ATGGAAGATCACAATCAGATTAGCGCTCTACAGAAACATGTAATGTTCTTCGATCGAAATAACGACGGCGTTATTTACCCCTCCGAAACTTTTGAag GATTTCGAGCAATTGGAGCGGGGATAGCGTTGTCCTCCGTCGCCGCCTTCTTCATAAACGTCGGCCTCAGCCGGAAAACGAGACCG GGGCAACccttctcttttcattttccaattgAGGTGAAAAACATCAAACTGGCAAAGCATACTAGTGATTCTGGTGTCTATGACAAAGAAGGAAG GTTTGTTTCTGAAAAGTTTGAGGAGATATTTGCAAAGCATGCCCTTACACAACAACAAGCCTTGACTGCAGACGAGTTGCAAAAGTTCATGAAATCCAATAGGGAGCCAAAGGACTATGGTGGATG GTTGGCTGGTTACACAGAGTGGAAGATACTGCATTACCTTTGCAAGGACGAACACGGGATGCTGCACAAAGACACAATAAGAGCTGCTTATGATGGATCCCTCTTCCAGAAAATGGCTGATGAGAAAGCAtctaagaagaaaaagtaa